A stretch of DNA from Halodesulfovibrio sp. MK-HDV:
ACACCTTAACCTCTTCATGGATGGTTGGTGGTCTCTTCGTAATGGGTATTTCCGCATGGCACCTTGCGCGTAAAAACGAAGTTGAATTATTCAAAAGCTCTTTCAAAATGGCTTCTGTATTCTTCTTCATCTTCTCTTTGGGAACAGCAGCAGCAGGTCACCATCAGGGACAAATCGCAGCTGAATACCAGCCTGCAAAACTGGCAGCTATGGAATCCCACTGGGAAACCGGCACCAACGTTCCTATGTACCTGCTGACTTGGCCTAACTCTACCAACACTGGTAACGTTGTTCAGGCTCTGCCAATTCCAGATGCACTTTCTATTCTTGCATACAACAATCCGGATGCAGAAGTTATCGGCCTGAACGATATTCCAAAAGAAGATCGTCCACCGGTTCTGCCTGTCTTCATCAGCTTCCGTTTGATGGTCGCTTTAGGCTCCTTCTTCCCGATTCTTGGTTTTGCCTTGTTCTTCTGGCGCAAGAAAATTGAAGAAAAAACGTTTGTTCTTAAAGTGCTTCCTTGGCTTATTCCGCTTCCATACATCGGTATCATGCTCGGTTGGGCTGTAACTGAAATGGGTCGTCAGCCTTGGATTGTATATAGCATGCTTCGAACCTCAGATGCGGCTTCGCCTATTGAAGCCTCCATGGTTGTCTGGTCTATTATTGCCTTTACCATCATTTATTCATTCCTTGGTGTGCTGGATATCTACCTGCTGAGGAAGTACGCAATTAAAGGCCCTAAATAGACTGGCAGGACAAATCCTACGCAATCAATAGAGAGGTTTTTATATGACTCTTGAACT
This window harbors:
- a CDS encoding cytochrome ubiquinol oxidase subunit I, which gives rise to MDVVMLSRIQFAVTIFFHFIFVPLTLGLSILLAIMETMYVRTGNEMYKRMVKFWGKLFIINFTLGVVTGITLEFQFGTNWSRYSEYVGDIFGSLLAIEASTSFFLESTFIAVWFFGWKKVSKKVHLMCIWIVALAANMSAFWIIMANAFMQNPIGYKLVNGKPQLDDFIAVITNQYGIGIYAHTLTSSWMVGGLFVMGISAWHLARKNEVELFKSSFKMASVFFFIFSLGTAAAGHHQGQIAAEYQPAKLAAMESHWETGTNVPMYLLTWPNSTNTGNVVQALPIPDALSILAYNNPDAEVIGLNDIPKEDRPPVLPVFISFRLMVALGSFFPILGFALFFWRKKIEEKTFVLKVLPWLIPLPYIGIMLGWAVTEMGRQPWIVYSMLRTSDAASPIEASMVVWSIIAFTIIYSFLGVLDIYLLRKYAIKGPK